Proteins encoded within one genomic window of Panicum virgatum strain AP13 chromosome 1N, P.virgatum_v5, whole genome shotgun sequence:
- the LOC120655473 gene encoding dipeptidyl aminopeptidase 4-like — protein sequence MRSVDAEGAERSSDQHNRKKPRLETGAGMPLADALAPGGSGVEAAAGADFSGMAVEEIVQHPLPGYGAPVALSFCPDDRRVAYLYSPDGTLHRKVYTFDTAQRRQELLFGPPDGGGLEEGNLSAEERMRRERARERGLGVTRYEWRARHSGGHSSRAGIVVPLPSGVYFQDLSGSEPVLKLRSSPTSPIIDPLLSPNGSMIAYVKDDELHILGFSNGEIKQLTFGARESRKIHGLAEYIAQEEMERKTGFWWSPDSKHLAFTEVDSTEIPLYRIMHQGKSYVGPDAQEDHAYPFAGAANVKVRLGVVPSNGGEVTWMDLLCGHPHGSHSDEEYLARVNWMHNNAVAVQVLNRSHTKLKLLKFDITTGKREVLLEEQHDTWVTLHDCFTPLDKGVNSKHPGGFIWASEKTGFRHLYVHDKNGVCLGPLTQGEWMVEQIAAVNESNGLIYFCGTLDGPLETNLYQTNLFPDWNLPLQPPKRLTHGTGRHSVILDHQLLRFIDVYDSIKSPPVILLCSLLDGSVIMPLFEQPSTVPSLKKFQQLSPEIVEITAKDGTTLYGTLYLPDERKYGPPPYKTLVSVYGGPGVQLVSDTWMSTVDMRAQYLRSKGILVWKMDNRGSARRGLHFEGQLKYNIGRVDAEDQLEGAEWLIMKGLAKPGHIGIYGWSYGGFLSAMCLARFPDTFCCAVSGAPVTAWDGYDTFYTEKFMGLPSEHPDAYEYGSIMHHTKNLKGKLLLVHGMIDENVHFRHTARLINSLMAERKPYEILLFPDERHMPRRLGDRIYMEERIWDFVERSL from the exons ATGCGATCGGTCGACGCGGAGGGGGCGGAGAGGTCGTCGGATCAGCACAACCGCAAGAAGCCGCGCCTGGAGACCGGGGCCGGGATGCCGCTCGCGGACGCCCTGGcgcccggcggcagcggcgtggaggcggcggcgggcgccgacTTCTCCGGCATGGCGGTGGAGGAGATCGTGCAGCACCCGCTGCCGGGCTACGGGGCGCCCGTGGCGCTCAGCTTCTGCCCCGACGACCGCCGGGTGGCCTACCTCTACAGCCCCGACGGCACGCTCCACCGCAAGGTGTACACCTTCGAcaccgcgcagcgccgccaggAGCTGCTCTTCGGGCcccccgacggcggcgggctcgaGGAGGGGAACCTCTCCGCCGAGGAGCGGATGCGGCGCGAGCGCGCGCGGGAGCGCGGCCTAGGGGTCACGCGCTACGAGTGGCGCGCCCGCCACTCTGGGGGCCACTCTTCTCGCGCTGGCATTGTCGTGCCGCTGCCGTCCGGG GTTTACTTCCAGGATTTGTCTGGCTCGGAACCAGTCCTGAAGCTGCGAAGTTCTCCCACATCCCCAATAATTGACCCTCTTCTATCTCCAAATGGAAGCATGATTGCGTATGTTAAGGATGATGAGCTGCATATTTTGGGTTTCTCTAATGGAGAAATTAAGCAATTAACTTTCGGTGCAAGAGAAAGTAGGAAG ATCCATGGACTTGCCGAGTATATTGCACAG GAAGAGATGGAAAGGAAGACGGGGTTCTGGTGGTCTCCTGACAGCAAACACCTTGCATTTACTGAAGTGGATTCAACTGAGATTCCACTGTATAGAATTATGCATCAGGGTAAAAGTTACGTTGGTCCAGATGCTCAAGAAGACCATGCGTACCCCTTTGCAGGTGCAGCTAATGTTAAAGTGCGACTTGGTGTTGTTCCTtccaatggaggagaagtaacTTGGATGGATTTGCTTTGTGGACATCCACATGGTTCCCACAGTGATGAAGAATATCTGGCTAGAGTCAACTGGATGCACAATAATGCTGTTGCTGTTCAAGTTCTTAACAGATCTCACACAAAACTTAAATTGCTTAAGTTTGATATTACTACGGGTAAAAGGGAAGTCTTACTAGAAGAACAACATGATACATGGGTCACATTGCATGATTGTTTCACCCCGCTAGACAAAGGAGTGAATAGTAAACATCCAGGTGGTTTTATTTGGGCCAGTGAAAAGACAGGATTCAGGCACTTGTATGTTCATGACAAGAATGGTGTGTGCTTAGGACCCCTCACACAAGGTGAGTGGATGGTTGAACAAATTGCTGCTGTGAATGAGAGTAATGGGCTTATATATTTCTGTGGCACACTGGATGGACCATTGGAGACAAATTTGTACCAAACCAATCTCTTTCCAGATTGGAACCTTCCCTTGCAACCCCCGAAAAGGTTGACTCATGGAACCGGCCGGCATTCAGTAATTCTTGATCATCAGTTGCTGAGATTTATTGATGTATATGACTCAATAAAATCTCCACCTGTGATCTTACTGTGCTCTTTACTTGATGGAAGTGTAATTATGCCCCTGTTTGAGCAGCCATCGACAGTCCCATCACTTAAAAAGTTCCAGCAGCTGTCTCCGGAGATAGTTGAAATTACAGCGAAGGATGGGACCACTTTATATGGCACTCTCTACCTTCCTGACGAGAGAAAATATGGGCCACCTCCCTACAAAACATTGGTTAGTGTTTATGGTGGCCCTGGCGTTCAGCTTGTTAGTGACACATGGATGAGTACAGTTGACATGAGAGCTCAATACCTACGAAGTAAGGGTATATTAGTTTGGAAG ATGGATAATCGTGGATCTGCAAGGAGAGGACTACATTTTGAGGGACAACTAAAGTACAACATCGGCCGTGTTGATGCTGAAGATCAATTAGAAGGGGCCGAGTGGTTAATAATGAAAGGCCTTGCAAAACCTGGGCATATTGGTATTTATGGCTGGAGCTATGGCGGGTTTCTGTCAGCAATGTGCCTCGCAAGGTTTCCGGATACATTCTGTTGTGCGGTGTCTGGTGCTCCAGTGACGGCATGGGATGGTTACGATACCTTTTATACTGAGAAGTTCATGGGTCTCCCCTCCGAGCATCCTGATGCTTACGAGTATGGGTCGATCATGCATCACACAAAGAACCTGAAAGGGAAACTGCTCCTCGTCCATGGGATGATCGATGAGAACGTGCATTTTAGGCACACAGCGAGGCTCATCAACTCGCTGATGGCAGAGCGCAAGCCTTATGAGATCCTCCTCTTCCCTGACGAGAGGCACATGCCACGCCGGCTTGGTGACCGGATCTACATGGAGGAGAGGATCTGGGATTTTGTAGAGAGGAGCCTTTGA